One Cryptomeria japonica chromosome 9, Sugi_1.0, whole genome shotgun sequence genomic window carries:
- the LOC131064630 gene encoding uncharacterized protein LOC131064630, which translates to MQGARRNNREISSFPDSFGFGNGGSLLSNFFDRDSFNDPFFTRPFGSSFGSIFDSDRFFSDPFGERSAFSRNNLPQQQSSRRGLVIEEIPDDHENAYGTKQKPSQDPIIEDPDDNDDQEQRTQMQSRWNGYQANNNSYGRHAPSQSFTFQSSSVSYGGPNGMYYTSSTTRRAGPDGVIEEEHREADSTTGNATQRISRGIRDKGHSYTKKRHSDRKIDTMETLHNLNEDEIAQFNEDWERKAEKSLPGWKKSHAGMLDGGKKTISAARPALPSNEPDTNKEKEYNAANGKKNEGLSQKSRRWFGQRKD; encoded by the exons ATGCAGGGAGCCAGGAGGAATAACAGAGAAATTTCTTCTTTCCCAGATTCCTTTGGTTTTGGAAATGGAGGGAGTCTCTTATCAAATTTTTTTGATCGGGATTCTTTCAATGATCCTTTCTTCACAAGGCCTTTTGGAAGCTCTTTTGGCAGTATTTTTGACTCAGATAGATTCTTTAGTGATCCATTTGGTGAGCGGAGTGCTTTTAGTCGGAATAATTTGCCACAACAGCAG TCTAGTCGAAGGGGTCTTGTGATTGAAGAAATTCCTGATGACCATGAAAATGCATATGGCACAAAGCAAAAGCCAAGTCAGGATCCTATTATCGAAGATCCAGATGACAACGATGATCAAG AACAGAGAACGCAGATGCAAAGTAGGTGGAATGGGTACCAGGCAAACAATAATTCCTATGGGAGACACGCTCCTTCCCAAAGTTTCACATTTCAGAGCTCTTCTGTCAGTTACGGAGGACCAAATGGGATGTACTATACGTCCTCAACAACTAGGAGAGCTGGACCTGACGGG GTGATTGAAGAAGAACACAGAGAAGCAGATTCTACTACTGGTAATGCAACGCAGAGGATATCTAGAGGAATTCGAGATAAG GGCCATTCTTATACCAAGAAACGACACTCTGACAGAAAGATAGATACCATGGAAACATTGCATAATTTGAACGAAG ATGAGATTGCTCAATTTAATGAAGACTGGGAGAGAAAAGCAGAGAAATCTCTTCCTGGATGGAAGAAGTCTCATGCTGGCATGCTTGATGGAG GAAAGAAGACAATTTCAGCTGCGAGGCCTGCACTTCCTTCAAATGAGCCTGATACAAACAAGGAGAAAGAGTACAATGCTGCAAATGGAAAGAAAAACGAGGGTCTATCTCAGAAGAGTAGAAGATGGTTTGGACAAAGAAAGGATTAA